AAGGCCCCGGGTGACACAACCAGTgacctcccccaaccaaataccccatcatcaccactacCGCCGCCCCCCGAATCAACACTACGACAACGATGGAAAGCTGTGACCAAAGTCCTCCTCATACCCTACAAAATCCCCGGcccgcccccacccccccctcgcACCCCCCAGCGACAGAtcctcctcaaaatcctcATCGCGCCCGTCTTCTGGTTCAACATATCGCTCATATTCTGTGGTCTACGCCTTCTCCTGCCCATGGATTTCGACAAAGACACGGTCAGTCTTATGAAGCTGCACGGGCGGATTTTGTTGCAAGGTATTACAGGAGGGACAGTTCTCGACCTGGTGCTCTTGGGGTGGTACCTGACGGGGGGCTCGCAGATTTAGGGAGTGAGGTTTGCGAGGGAGCGGATGGcggtgtggagggggtgggaggggaaggttggaatgggtgaggtggagaggaggtgtAGGGGGGTGTATAGGCCTTTGGGGATTctgttggaggagttgtggagggggtggttgggggatccttgggagggggaaagggggagggggagggttggaagTTGGGATGTGTTTGGCTGCTATTGGACTTTACTCTCTCTTTATTGTCGTTATGTGTCTATCGAGAAAAGGTGCTTCACGTCAAGGTAGTCAACTGTGTTTCTCTCTTTCAAAAAAGGGTTTTGATCAGATGATGGGAGAATAAGGCTCTCTGGAACATGACTGGAAAGCAtgctgttggaggaggtaCGAGTGCGGACAGACCGTGGGCGAGAGACAGGGCAGTGCCGACGTCAGTCTTTCGGCAAGGCTCTGTCTTATCGTGCCGACTACCAGATTGGTGGGTAAGGCTGGACTGATGGGAGATGAAATCAGATTATCAGTTTCTCCATGTGCCGTCAGTCAGGCGTCCAAGAGAGATGGATTGGTCTGTGCTTCTGTGCATCGTATTCAGGGGGGGGCGATGCGATTGGTTGTTGGAAGAGTGAGGCACTGGACGTGTGTGGCTTACCACCTTTGCTGCATGTGGACGCACGTCTTTGGGGATAGGAAAATCGCGAGATACgatgagggtgttgttgcggcTGAAATAGGATGAATATGGAAATGTATATATCTCGCTCATGACGCCCACTGCGGCATGTGATGAGGAGTAACGATTTGGTCATACTCAACCACCACTGAGCACCACAAGATCGAAACCACGATGGAGTCAGGAGAATACGGTATGTTTTCTCTGGATGGAGTTTGTCCGTGCTTACTTACAACCAAGGCAATAGTCCCTGGCAGTGTGTACTTTTACGCCCCCAACAAGGGAgctgccatcttcttcgccatAGCTTTTGCTTTCTCTGGCTTTTACCACATCTACCAGTGCATGTACGAACAGGATTCAACTATACCTGTCATCACTTAACAATACTGATCGTGAACACCAGCCACTACAAGAGCTGGCGCCTAACTGGCCTTTACGTCTTCTGCGCCGTCCTATTCGCCGGGGGCTTCGTCGCGCGCCTGGGGAGCCTTTGGCTacaccaacctcgtcaaGTACATAGTCAGTGTTTGCCTCATCTACGGCGCACCGTACGTTGTTGAcaccccatcctctctcctcgccccctcccccaaatctACACATTCCGCTAacctgcaccaccacccccttcagACCCCTCCTGGAGCTCGCAAACTACAACATACTCGGCAGAATCCTCTACTATGCCCCCTACcactcccccatccaccccggCCAGGTAATCACCACCTTCGCCTTCATCTCCGCCGTCATCGAAGCcctcaacggcaacggcGTCTCCCTAACAGCAAACCAATCCCTCGCCCCCTGGCGCCAAGACATCGGCCGCGCCCTCCTCAAAGcatccctcctcatccaagtcttcgtcatcaccctcttcatTCTCCTAGCAGCCATCTTCCACCGCCGCTGTTATAAGTCAGGGATGCGCAACGCCAAACTCTACAACCCGCTCTACACGCTCTACATCTCCACCGCGTTGCTCTTTGCAAGGACAATCTTCCGGGTGGTGGAGTACTGGTCCATCGCTGAGCATGATTACTGGAAGCCGGGGTTTGATCCCAAGAGTTTGAGCCCGGCGATCAGATATGAGAGTTTTTTTTATGTGTTTGAGGCGATGCTGATGTTGATTAATCATGTGCTGCTGAATGTAAGGCATCCGAGGATGTGGCTGCCAAAGAGCACAAAGACGTACTTGTCTAGGGCGGATGGGGCGACGGAGATTGACGGGCCGGGGTATAAGGACGGGAGGCCGTTTTGGGTGACGCTTGTTGATCCTTTTGATGTGCatgggttgttgggtgggaggaagaagggtggtgaactttgggatggggatggggaacaACGGACGGGGAAGgatgggtgttgatggtttGGAATTGTTTTGGTCAGGACGAGCGGTGAAGGGAAGGAAGGCAAACACTTCTAATCGCTGGTGCGAGGTTCGGTCCGGTGTCTTGGGATTCTCCGTTGGCGTACGGCGTCAAGATGCTTGTTTGCCTGTTTCTTCAAGGGGAACCGAGATCCGATCGTATAATGCGGTGAGCGGTGAGGCGCCGACGGGGAAGAGGCGGTTTCAGAAGCCTCAAAGGAATCCGACAGATGAGTGTGTAGTTTTTCATGGTCTTTTTCTAGAAGCCGCTGCGGTCATAgggtggggttgagggcGGCTTGGTCCCTCGGAAGGATGTATAGACTTTTTGAACGTGCACAAGTCATCGTGTTGAGCATTGATTGCGAATTCTTGAAGTTGATCGTCCCAATGCTGTTTCGATCTTGACAAGAAGTCGGAGCCGGCTTGCTGTTGGCCATGATACGAACGGACGAACAACGGGCGGAAGTCCTAACGACCAACCCCGGAGATGGCCTCAAAATATCAAGGTCCATTTTCGTTGTTTTATGCGACCAGAGGCCAACACGAGAATGCCACACGAGGATTTATTGTGCGACTTCAAGTGCCAAactttggggggtttggaggtcTATGTGTGTTAGCCAAGCCTCGAAATTTAGGACTTTGGGAGCCGATTGATATCAAGCAAAGTGGGACTGCAATTTTGTCAAGTATCTGAACAGCAGCTCTGTTTATCATTCATGACGAGGGAGAAACCGCCAGTTGGACCCTTGAGAATCCTTCATCCTTGATGGCCACTAAGCAAGCAAGccgggctggtgatggcggaAGATCATCTGGCGTCGGCAACTTCCAccggggaaaaaaaaaagcaatgCCAAGATGAAGAACTATCGGTCATTTCGGTCATAAAATTGATTCGACTTGAAGGACACGCGAAAATGTGGCTGGGAACGGGGTTCACCATGAGACTTCTAGActggaggttgatgaggtttgTGTGCCTGTCATTGTGGCTTGATGAAAGAGCACTGTCCATACTAAGTGTGGCGTTGGTGGCACACCTGTGTGGGTTTGCCTTTTGGCTTGGCGGGGCACGGTCGGTGGCTTGAACGCCGTTGAAGATGTTCATTCTCACTCGGTTTGCTGTCGGTAGTCAGAAACAGTGCCCGGAATAGCATCCGAAGGGTGCCTATCTTTTCTCTACTTTTGTCAATTCCCTTTGTGAGGCGAGTGGTTTCTCCGCCTGACAACTCAGCCGGGCATTGAATCCTTCCGCTGTCATGTCCCCGTCCACGCGCGAGCTGCGAGTTGCTGACTGCTAGCTAACATCAACCCTCACTCAACCCTCTCAGCACACGATCACGATACACGATACACGACCGTGACGCGAGCCAAGGTGACATGCTCCTCAAATGTCTGTTTCGTTTCTAGCATCTGCACCGTCTCAAACACACTACAGCCCGCCCCCGTGGCCCCTCGGCCCCTCGTCCCCCCGTGCAATGAGACGCTGCTGCTTGTCACCTgcatgccatgccatgctGCGGTAAATGCATATTCGGGAGGCGGTTTTTTACGGGCACTATACCTGGAGCCTAGTGGCCTCGTTGGTTCAGGTGCACAATTGCAGCGTCTTGTAGGTAATACAAGATTAAATTGTTTCTCAGTACCAACACAGCCTCGAGGATCAGCTTCCCAACTCGCCTCCTACTTTCGgctcttccttttcctcggcctcggccaaCTCCCCAACACTGAATTGCGAGTTGTGGATTGCGAAGTTGCGAGAGGATCGCTGCTAGTTTCAAACGGCAGAGGCCGAGATATCGTTTGTCCGAGGTAGTTCCTTGGTGACAGTCAATCCCTCTGGCGCGGGGCTGCTTTGGTAACTTGGTACGGAGTAATTCGAAAGATTGATTGATTAATCCGCCTCTGCCCGCCGAACCCAGCGTGCCAGTGTCCCGGTGAGGTGAGAAAGGACCAAGGGATGCCAGCATCGCCAGGCTGCCGTTTTTCCAACacaccaacccatcaatcccaatcccacccctgtcggcggcggtgcaCCACCCGAACAGCAGCACGCGCATCGCAGCGGTCATCTTGGGCCGCCCGCCTtttccatcaaccccctttGTGCCCTTGTGTGCCCCTGTGCCCCTGAACATTCCGTTTACCAAAACCTTATACTTCGGGTGTCGCCCACAAACCGCCGCATCAAACTACCGAGTCGAGAGTAGACATATCTTAGCGGCCTTCTCAGCTTATATCATCAGCCAGTGGTGCCTTCACCAACCTACCTATATGATCCTTTGGTAGCCGCTtttctccttccttcccaagGGCTTCACGGCCATGGCAAACACAAGGGACACAACAATGGCCAACCCGTCAGCTTCAACGTCACAAGAACGGTCTGAGTGGAGGGGTCCCGAAATATATCTCCATCTCGAGTTTAGGGTCGCCTGGTCCAGGAAGCCACAGCCCGTCAAGAACCACCACGTTACATACCGATCTCGCGCCAGTCGTGAGAGGGCCCCAGTATTTCCTCGTCAGGTTCATgctcccaacaccaactacctcgccgccatccgTGACTTTGATCAGAGACAGGCAGTACGCCGGAGCTTACTTGCCGAAGGCCAGCAAAGAGCCCACCAGCAGTTGCAGGAGTACTACCGGGAGGACACACGGGGGAGACCACAGCACCAGATTCCCGTCATCCACGAGCCGGAGCAGGAGTCAGATCAACGTCGATCTCGAGCCGAGTCGGTTTCCTCACATGAACGAGGAAGCTCAGCGCCCCCACCCATTGGCGATAACCCGTGGGACGTGAGCGTCCCGAGAGGACAACAGACAAAGGCTCTGCCCCCGGCGCCTTCCCAGTTCCGCTTGGGAGAGGGATCTGATCCATGGTCAACCTGGTCGCTGCCACCGGGCTTTGATCCGACAATCTCTTTGCAGGATGAGCCCGAAGACTCGGCACAACGACCACAAGAATGGGTGGCATCCAACCCTACCGAGGTTTCTACCTTCTCACCCGAACCCGCccaagccaccacccacgcGCGCGATCATGTGGAATCTGGTTCCGTCATGACATCTCCTTTTAGTCCCGAACACTTTCCCGACCAACCTGACACTGGTCGCGTACGGGAACTGGAGGCGCTCTCGGCAGCCATGATGACGGTCGACAACGGGTTCGAGAATCAGTGGTGGTATCAAGGGCGGCGAGCCCAGGTCGCCGAGGATGCCAACGAAACCAGAAGTCTGCATTCACCGAGGCCAGGAACACCGGAGCATGTGCAGCTGCACCGCTGGTCAACAGAGCCCATAGGCAGCCCCGAGACGATGAGTGCCACCGTCAGCGGCCAGACTCCTTCCCTGGCCCAGACCGGCTTTGTCTCTCCGATCACGGAAGCTGCGAGCCCTGCTCTGGGTTTTGGCACACTTCAACGGACGTTGTCGACGAGGTCGGAAGAGCTGTGGTTTTCTGAACGGGCATAATAGTGTTCTGGAGGGTTTTccatttttttcttgttcaaCTTTCTTGGTATTTATTAATGTGATCTAATGTACATGTATCTATGAATGGGACTCGCTCGGCTTTATGACGTGAGTAATGTGTTTTTTGGAAGAAAAGCGTATTGTGGAATTATTGGGGAGTTTTGGGTCTTGAtttggagtttttggggggggtcTTTTTGGTAGTGACTTGTCTCTTTAGCTGAGCCGCCTGTATACAGTGTGGCTTTGTCATTGGCGATATCCAATGTTTAAGATGTATTCTGTTTCTGTCATTTTGTCTTAAGCTACTCCTGTGACAAGAAATGCTGGTTTCCAGCCGACCCCTCTGCAGATAGATACCGAAAATAGAGAACAGCATTCATGATGTTGAGGGATAGGCAATGTGTCTCG
The sequence above is a segment of the Podospora pseudoanserina strain CBS 124.78 chromosome 5, whole genome shotgun sequence genome. Coding sequences within it:
- a CDS encoding hypothetical protein (EggNog:ENOG503NXJC; COG:S), translating into MESGEYVPGSVYFYAPNKGAAIFFAIAFAFSGFYHIYQCMIQLYLSSLNNTDREHQPLQELAPNWPLRLLRRPIRRGLRRAPGEPLATPTSSISVCLIYGAPPLLELANYNILGRILYYAPYHSPIHPGQVITTFAFISAVIEALNGNGVSLTANQSLAPWRQDIGRALLKASLLIQVFVITLFILLAAIFHRRCYKSGMRNAKLYNPLYTLYISTALLFARTIFRVVEYWSIAEHDYWKPGFDPKSLSPAIRYESFFYVFEAMLMLINHVLLNVRHPRMWLPKSTKTYLSRADGATEIDGPGYKDGRPFWVTLVDPFDVHGLLGGRKKGGELWDGDGEQRTGKDGC
- a CDS encoding hypothetical protein (EggNog:ENOG503P8F9) encodes the protein MANTRDTTMANPSASTSQERSEWRGPEIYLHLEFRVAWSRKPQPVKNHHVTYRSRASRERAPVFPRQVHAPNTNYLAAIRDFDQRQAVRRSLLAEGQQRAHQQLQEYYREDTRGRPQHQIPVIHEPEQESDQRRSRAESVSSHERGSSAPPPIGDNPWDVSVPRGQQTKALPPAPSQFRLGEGSDPWSTWSLPPGFDPTISLQDEPEDSAQRPQEWVASNPTEVSTFSPEPAQATTHARDHVESGSVMTSPFSPEHFPDQPDTGRVRELEALSAAMMTVDNGFENQWWYQGRRAQVAEDANETRSLHSPRPGTPEHVQLHRWSTEPIGSPETMSATVSGQTPSLAQTGFVSPITEAASPALGFGTLQRTLSTRSEELWFSERA